A stretch of Lathyrus oleraceus cultivar Zhongwan6 chromosome 6, CAAS_Psat_ZW6_1.0, whole genome shotgun sequence DNA encodes these proteins:
- the LOC127096355 gene encoding uncharacterized protein LOC127096355, with protein sequence MRIKELQSSLEAQELRLTERASEREVEQALKASFVKKVQKQSWSEAKKIHDRYQELEASNSDEKKHQKGREKLDKRMVQCYCCNRFGHFAKDYFEYESESKDDSKSEVESDFEYESESEGYEEESEYEGSEDESESKDDSEAEDESESEDDSKAEDESESKNDFEGESDFDPDSGGDSNSGGDPDYGNILDSEGGHASKGGTCGVPSSDIVLASGGDSEQVQMPQRIIQIPIRFAEFDMLQDTEVDPEGEVVQCVMLIDSELVSVE encoded by the exons ATGAGAATAAAAGAGTTACAAAGCAGTCTAGAGGCGcaagagttgcgtctgactgaAAGAGCCTCTGAGAGAGAGGTAGAGCAGGCTCTGAAAGCTTCTTTTGTCAAGAAGGTCCAGAAGCAGTCTTGGTCAGAGGCCAAGAAAATACATGATAGGTATCAAGAGTTAGAAGCCTCCAATTCTGATGAAAAGAAACATCAGAAGGGAAGGGAGAAGCTTGACAAGAGAATGGTTCAATGCTACTGTTGTAATAGGTTTGGCCACTTTGCTAAGGACT ATTTTGAATATGAGTCAGAGTCAAAAGATGACTCTAAATCTGAAGTCGAGTCTGATTTTGAATATGAGTCAGAATCTGAAGGTTATGAAGAAGAGTCAGAATATGAGGGTTCTGAAGACGAGTCAGAGTCAAAAGATGACTCTGAAGctgaagatgagtcagagtcAGAAGATGACTCTAAAGCTGAAGATGAGTCAGAATCAAAAAATGACTTTGAAGGTGAATCTGATTTTGATCCAGATTCTGGTGGTGATTCAAACTCTGGTGGAGATCCAGACTATGGTAATATTTTAGACTCTGAAGGTGGCCATGCCTCTAAAGGTGGTACTTGTGGGGTTCCATCATCTGATATTGTTCTAGCGTCAGGAGGAgattctgaacaagttcagatGCCACAAAGAATCATACAAATACCAATAagatttgcagagtttgacatgttgcaaGATACTGAAGTAGACCCTGAGGGAGAAGTCGTTCAGTGTGTCATGTTAATAGACTCTGAACTAGTGAGTGTTGAATAA